The DNA segment GACCGCCCGTTCCAGCGCCTCGCGGTCGAGTTCTTCGACCTCGGCGTAGATGCCGGTCTGGCGCGCCGCGGTTTCGTCGAAGTGGGTTACGTCGAGGTCACCCTCGCGCTCGCGGTGCCAGTTGGCGACGCTCGCGGGGTAGACGAACTCGACCGCCCGGACGAACGCGTCGGCGTCGGCGGCGGCGAACCGCCAGCCGGTCGGCAGATTCGTCGCGGTCGAGAGCGGCCGGTAGTCGCCCGCGTCGGTGAACCGCGTCCGGTCGCGGACCGCCGTCGGGTCCGAGAGCGCGTCGAGGTCGGCGGCGTCGGCGCCGCGGTCCTCGACGTGCCGGAGTTCGTACGCTCGCTCGCCGTCCTCGCGCCGCGAGACGGCGAGCGAAAGCTCTCCCCACGTCCGCGTCGCCGCTGACGTCTCGCGGGGTTCGAGCCAGTCTAAAAATGCGCGCTTCGCGTCGACGGCCTCCGATTCGGCGGGCGCGGGGGACGGCGAGGCGTCGCCGGACGCCGGCGACGCCTCGTCCGCATCTTCGTTCTCGCCCGCGTCTCGGTTCTCGGCCGCATCCTCGCTCTCGTCCGGCGAACCGAGGACGGCGCCCGCGTCCCGGGCGCGTTCGAGGACCACGTCGGCGACCAGCGGTTCGGTGCCCACCGCGCCGGCGTACCAGACGGTGGCGCCGTCGACCTCGGCGGGCACGTCGTAGCCCTCGCCGGCGTCGTCTGTCAGGCCGACGTCCTCCGGGATGTCCTCCTGGGTGTGGTAGCCGTCGGCGACGAACAGCGGGACCACGACGAGTTCGTCGCTGTCGAAGTGGGCGGTCAGGTTCTCGATGCGGGGGTCCTCGTCCATGAAGAGCGCGCGCACCTCGTCGAAGCGCCCCCGCTCGCGGAGTCGGGCGGCGTGGTCCTGCGTCGCCCGCGCGCTGTTCTCGTTGCGCTCGGTGCCGTGGCCGACCACGGCGAGGCCGACGCCGGGGCCGATTTCGGGGTCGCCGGTCACGCGTTCGGCCCGCCGGGCGACGACGTCGGTCATCGCGTCGTGGGTCCCCACCGGGTCGGTGTAGCGCACGGTCTTCTCGACGTCGAGGTCCCGGCCGTCGGCGACGCGGAGTTCGCGGGGAATCACCTGCTCGGTGAAGTAGCCCTCGCTGGTGAATAGCGGGACGACGTAGACCGTCTCGGCCTCGACGGTCCGCAGCACTTCGCGGGGCGAGGGCTCTTCCTTCCAGAACGCCTCGCGGACCTCGGCGAAAACGCCGCGCGAGCGAATCTCGTCGGCGTGGTCGTAGAGCGGTCGGGCCGACTCGGGGTTCAGGTGCGAGCCGTGGCCGACCAACACGAGCGCCGCATCCTCGGTCATTATTCGTCGCCGTCGTTCCCGTCCCGCCGCTCGGAGAGGTGCTCCCAGATTTCGGTGCAACCGCTCCCGTCGGGCACCTCGGTCAGGTGGTCGTCGGTTCCGTCGCGGTCGGTCGTCCCCGTCTCCGCCGGTTCGACGGCGGATTCCCCGGACGGCGGACGCTCCCCGTCCGGTGTGCGTTCGTCGGGCGGCCGTCGTTCTTCGGCGTCGCTTCGGGTCATCACCCCATCGTTTAGGGTCCGTCCACTAAACCACCGCCCTCCGTGTAATTCCGGCCGATGCTCCCGCCTTCAGGTAATATTTGGGGGAACCTCCGACGGAGTGCGAGCGGTCGTTCGCGGGCCGAGCGGCGACCCACGGTCCGACGCGGCCGATTCGCCGTCGGTGACGCGTCGTTCGACCCGGCGATGGTTGCGGCCGCCGACGCGTTGAGGGTCCGCCGCCGCGAAGTCGAGGTATGGCGACCGCCGTTCGCACGCTGGACGAAGGGGCGTGGGTGAACGTCGACGATACGCGAATCGTCGGCGTCAGCGACGTCTGGAACCTCGCGGACCACGACATCTGCGACTGCGACATCGCGTTCTTCCTCGTGGAGGTGTTCACCGACGTGGGCGTCGACGGGTCGTGGGTCGAGGCCCGCGCCGCGGGTCAGTGCATCGGCTGCGGCGAGAAGGGGACCACCGACTGGCTCCGCATCGGCCGGCCCGGAGACGACGAGTTCCGGCGGGTCGCGGTCGACGGCGTCCACCGTCCGGGATAGCGCCTCGTCGGCGTCTCCGTCCTCACCGGGCTTCGTTCCGGATTTTTCCAACGTCCCAGTTCCCCCCGATTGTTGCCGGTACCGGCGACCTCCGGCGGGCGTTGACGCAGTGGGGGAGGGTTTAGGAGTGGACTCTGTAGGGACACGCATGCCGACTGACGTCGAGAAGTGGAAAGACGAGGTCTACGGCGAGGAGATACGCGACCATATGCTCCGATTCGCCGAAGAGGGATGGGACGCGATTCCGGACGACGAGCACGACGCCTGGTTCGAGCGGTTCAAGTGGTGGGGTCTGTACCACCAGCGCGACGGCCAGGAGAGCTACTTCATGATGCGCATCGGGCCGCCCAGCGGCGTGCTCGAACCCGGCCAACTGCGGGTCATCGGCGAAATCGCCCGCGATTTCGCCGTCGGCCCGGCCGAGAACCCCGAGTTCGGCAACGGCTACGCCGACGTGACCACCCGCCAGGCGGTCCAGCTCCACTGGGTCAACATCGAGGACGTGCCGAAGATCTGGGACCGACTGGAGGAAGCCGGCCTCTCGACCAAGCAGGCCTGCGGCGACTCCTGGCGCAACATCGTCGGCTGTCCCGTCGCCGGCAAGGACGCCAACGAGTTCGTCGAGGCGCTCCCCGTGGTCAAGGACCTCAACGAGAACTTCAAGGGCAACCCCGAGTACGCCAACCTCCCCCGGAAGTGGAAGGTGTCGGTGACCGGCTGCCGGGAAGGCTGCGGCCAGGGCGACATCAACGACATCGGCATCGAACCCGCCGAGAAGGAGATCGACGGCGAGCCGGTCCGCGGCTTCAACGTCCGGGTCGGCGGCGGCCTCGCCGGCCGGGAACCCCGGTTCGCCCGTAACATCGACGTGTTCGCCGAACCCGACCAGGTCGTCGACGTGCTGGGCGGCCTCTCGGGGCTGTTCCGCGACCACGGAAACCGCGAGAACCGCCGGCGGGCCCGCATCAAGTTCCTCGTCGACGAGTGGGGTCCCGAGAAAGTTCGTCGGGTCCTCCAGGAGGACTACGTCGACTTCGAACTCGAGACCGCGGGCGAGGATCTCCGGGAGCAGTACTCCTACAACGCCGGGGTCCCGGACGACCACGGCCACGCCGACCACGTCGGCGTCCACGAACAGCCCGACGGCAACTACTACGTCGGCCTGAACGTCCTCGTCGGCCGCGTCGACGCCGAGGACATGATCGAGATCGCCGACCTCGCCGAGGAGTACGCCTCCGGCGAGGCGCGGCTCACCCAGCGCCAGAACATCGTGCTGACAGACGTGCCCGAGGAGAACCTCGACGGTCTGCTCGACCACGACGTGTTCGAGCGCTACAGCCCGGACCCCCACCCGTTCCAGCGCGGTTCCATCGCCTGCACCGGCACGGAGTTCTGCTCGCTGTCCATCGTCGAGACGAAGAACCGCCAGGTCCGCTTCTCGCGCTGGCTCAAGGAGAACGTCGACCTGCCCGACGACGTCGAGAACTTCCACATCCACCTCTCGGGCTGTACGGCTTCCTGCGCCCAGCCCCAGATCGCCGACATCAGCCTGCGGGGGATGAAGACCCGCAAGAACGGCGAACCGGTCGAGGCGCTCGACATCGGCCTCGGCGGCGGCCTGGGCGAGAACCCGGCGTTCGCCGACTGGGTCCAGGAGCGCATCGCGGCCGACGAGGTGCCCGGCGCCATCAAGAACCTCGTCGAGTCGTTCGCTGAACTCCGCGAGGACGGCGAGACGTTCCGGGAGTTCGTCCAGGCCCGCGACGAGGAGACGCTGGCCGACCTCACCGAACCCGAGGAAACCGACTACGAGGACCCCTACATGCACAACACGAAGAAGACGTGGTACCCCTACGCCGAGGACGACTCGATGGAGGCGAGTCCCGCCCCGAATAGCCCCGAAGACCCGATTACGGGGGACGACTGAGATGACCGGCTCGGGGACGACCGGCGAACTCGCGACCGGCCCCATCACGGAGGCCCGCTGATGGCCGACCGCGTGCTCTCGGTCAACGCCTACACCACGTTCGACCTCATCGACGCGATAGCCGAGGGTCACGGCTGGACCGAGGAAGCCCCGGCGGTCCTCAACGTCAAAACACCGCGGGGCGAGGACGCCCCCGAACAGGTCCTGCTCCAACTCGAACTCGACAACACGCAACTCACCGAACTGCCCGCCCACGCCGACACGGTTCCGCTCACGCCGGACCAGGCCCGGAAGCTCGCGGCCGAACTCGAACGCTACGCCGACTCCGCGGAGTCGGCGTAGCGTTCGAGGCGGGCGCTTTCTCAGGCGAGAGTCGACCGATTTTCCACCGGCGAACGCTCGTGAGACCTGCCACCGGAAGCGCTCGGTGAACCGACTGGCAGGGTGGACTGAAAGGGGCCGCCCGCTCGCGTTCACGTGGTCGCCTGGGCGGGCCACTATTCTCGCCGAGCGACAGCGAGGCGTGAATATCCCGGCCAGCGACTGCGAGCGGGCGGGGGCTTTCGAGGCGGCCAGAGTTCCGTCGGTCGTTGCAGGTCGTGGCGTGGGTCCGGTGGCTTTCGAGACGGTCGTGTTCTCGATTATTGTCACCTCTTGTAGAGAGCAGTCGGACACGTTCGAACCAGTCTCGATTCCGGCCGCTACGCACAGGCGTCACCCAGATTAATGCTACTGCGTAGCGTACTCAGGGGCTATGATAAAAGCGTACACCACCGTTGACTGCGGCGCGGGCGCCGAGGAGGACGCCTGCGCGGCCATCCGGGACATCGAGGGCGTGACCGAGGCCCACATAGTGGCCGGCGACTTCGACGTGGTGGTCGAACTGGAGGGCGAAGAGCCACACGACATCCTCTCGACGGTTTCCTCGAAGATTCGCGCGCTGGACGGCGTCGGCACCACCCGGACGTACATCG comes from the Halorussus vallis genome and includes:
- a CDS encoding DUF6360 family protein, with translation MADRVLSVNAYTTFDLIDAIAEGHGWTEEAPAVLNVKTPRGEDAPEQVLLQLELDNTQLTELPAHADTVPLTPDQARKLAAELERYADSAESA
- a CDS encoding Lrp/AsnC family transcriptional regulator yields the protein MIKAYTTVDCGAGAEEDACAAIRDIEGVTEAHIVAGDFDVVVELEGEEPHDILSTVSSKIRALDGVGTTRTYIAID
- a CDS encoding nitrite/sulfite reductase encodes the protein MPTDVEKWKDEVYGEEIRDHMLRFAEEGWDAIPDDEHDAWFERFKWWGLYHQRDGQESYFMMRIGPPSGVLEPGQLRVIGEIARDFAVGPAENPEFGNGYADVTTRQAVQLHWVNIEDVPKIWDRLEEAGLSTKQACGDSWRNIVGCPVAGKDANEFVEALPVVKDLNENFKGNPEYANLPRKWKVSVTGCREGCGQGDINDIGIEPAEKEIDGEPVRGFNVRVGGGLAGREPRFARNIDVFAEPDQVVDVLGGLSGLFRDHGNRENRRRARIKFLVDEWGPEKVRRVLQEDYVDFELETAGEDLREQYSYNAGVPDDHGHADHVGVHEQPDGNYYVGLNVLVGRVDAEDMIEIADLAEEYASGEARLTQRQNIVLTDVPEENLDGLLDHDVFERYSPDPHPFQRGSIACTGTEFCSLSIVETKNRQVRFSRWLKENVDLPDDVENFHIHLSGCTASCAQPQIADISLRGMKTRKNGEPVEALDIGLGGGLGENPAFADWVQERIAADEVPGAIKNLVESFAELREDGETFREFVQARDEETLADLTEPEETDYEDPYMHNTKKTWYPYAEDDSMEASPAPNSPEDPITGDD